The Zerene cesonia ecotype Mississippi chromosome 14, Zerene_cesonia_1.1, whole genome shotgun sequence genome window below encodes:
- the LOC119831640 gene encoding dentin sialophosphoprotein-like: protein MSGKAYTMREMKTIVEYLVEHKAYNEIRGRKMWMDFANAKALNRTWQSLKETFLKRILPDIHNPYYKLNITQIASFRQGCDVESKLNNKLDIELVDKDIDNENGHPKANDEKVIIDDDKEKEEAPGEASKISKSVADRTSTDTLVLENCYETAEDIQKELEHSDQDHDKEEEPTSTAKNNTEDLIQGVINDFQSDEDNVDELKQTKKKKDTANLEDRANLNGVDRKDQSPIEISDSEDKDNNLKIDEDAGNESPASLKIVEDVLDKNLLDNEVSDENLKNTSDSILSGNKEASDDRKGQINKDQIAKEKNDTGRISGNITNTTVDTQLPNNPEEFDKNCSKDNPADRGKVQKLSLKSHNKQNKKRATSQEAPKVKRKKLEQQMSVSDTDAVTNTEKKARKNIMPKKNSNTAIEEQIVNNDAQIVNLDSVSEEKTKSDAEKIENNSSKVETNIESEKTSGRNENSYAKQLSYTIYSDSGNSIDHTDTSKQQTRTSNVEEAQTSKTEQVLHSDSSIDEVQLKNKSALRLIEKKHRNNALSHALGFSHDIISSRKRRRSYNRKRSTSRHKTLHISSGTSDYTSDTMSEFISPPRGRKNRGTRKYLKPKSARILSLEEEGGLFVMHGKKIYPLVKDGKILKNYLTYTPDDESDKEESFWKLKYVEEKKKADQLAKLLKQATNSNKAIEDGSVVEKKELKAQQTSPKKVQHEEAVATTSEIKVPDDKQENTVKIKFTKNNEEVQLEGHWTHINPVLEQVVQMFNKNSKDEDKKSPGCSAAQRLSTPEAIVVSGVSTPVVRNDNGTNRVNEIESEIFKQIEEIDKAEAADTDLKPTQDVARRRGGRPRKNPAPIEKSTESPKKAKLSVETEKKTESKPDAPGTGVTTRRSTRTPKKVLNENTEKNIVINRKSSPRKAKDANRTEDPDDGVKYKFPSPGAPRARSTRRARNS from the exons ATGTCGGG GAAAGCATATACAATGAGGGAAATGAAGACAATAGTAGAATATCTGGTAGAACATAAAGCATACAATGAAATAAGAGGCAGAAAAATGTGGATGGACTTTGCGAATGCTAAG gcTTTGAATAGAACATGGCAAAGTCTCAAAGAAACATTCTTGAAGAGGATCTTACCTGATATTCACAatccatattataaattgaacattACTCAAATTGCTAGTTTTAGACAAGG atGTGATGTGGAATCAAAACTGAATAATAAGCTTGATATTGAGCTGGTGGATAAAGACATTGATAATG AAAATGGTCATCCTAAGGCGAATGatgaaaaagttataattgatgacgataaagaaaaagaagaagcaCCAGGTGAGGCttctaaaatttcaaaatcagtAGCAGATAGAACATCCACAGATACTCTTGTATTAGAGAATTGCTATGAAACTGCTGAGGACATACAAAAAGAACTTGAACATTCTGACCAAGACCATGATAAAGAAGAAGAACCAACATCAACagctaaaaataatacagaggATTTAATTCAGGGAgttattaatgattttcaaTCAGATGAGGACAATGTTGATGAACTGAAGCAAACCAAAAAAAAGAAGGATACAGCTAATCTTGAAGATAGAGCTAATCTGAACGGTGTGGACAGAAAAGATCAATCTCCAATTGAGATATCAGATTCAGAAGATAAggataacaatttaaaaattgatgaaGATGCTGGTAATGAAAGTCCAGCTTCACTAAAAATTGTGGAAGATGTGttggataaaaatttgttagaTAATGAAGTATCAGATGAAAATCTGAAAAACACCTCAGATTCAATTTTAAGTGGAAATAAAGAAGCAAGTGATGATAGAAAGGGACAGATTAATAAAGACCAAATTGCAAAGGAGAAAAATGATACTGGAAGAATTTCAGGAAACATTACTAATACTACAGTTGATACACAACTGCCAAACAATCCAGaagaatttgataaaaattgtagTAAGGATAACCCAGCAGATAGAGGCAAAGTGCAGAAACTATCACTGAAAAgtcataataaacaaaacaaaaagagGGCAACCTCTCAAGAAGCTCCTAAAGTTAAACGCAAAAAGCTGGAACAACAGATGTCAGTGTCAGATACAGATGCAGTAACGAATACCGAAAAAAAAGCACGAAAAAACATCATGCCAAAGAAGAACAGCAATACAGCAATAGAAgaacaaattgtaaataatgatgCACAAATTGTAAACCTCGATTCAGTTTCTGaagaaaaaactaaaagtGATGCTgaaaaaatcgaaaataacTCCAGTAAAGTTGAAACTAACATTGAATCTGAAAAAACAAGTGGGAGAAATGAAAACTCGTATGCAAAACAATTGTCCTACACAATCTATAGTGATTCCGGTAACAGCATTGACCACACCGACACAAGCAAGCAGCAGACAAGAACCAGTAATGTTGAAGAAGCACAGACATCTAAAACTGAACAAGTGTTACATTCGGATTCAAGTATTGATGAAGtgcaattgaaaaataaatcggCCCTACGACTAATAGAGAAGAAACATCGAAATAATGCACTATCCCATGCGCTTGGATTTTCTCATg ATATCATCTCTAGCCGAAAAAGGCGTAGAAGTTATAATAGAAAACGATCAACCTCTCGACACAAAACACT ACACATATCATCAGGCACTAGTGACTACACTTCAGACACTATGTCAGAATTTATTTCACCACCAAGGGGCAGAAAGAATAGAGGAACCAGGAAATATCT aaaACCAAAATCTGCGCGGATATTGTCTTTGGAAGAAGAAGGCGGTTTATTTGTTATGCATGGCAAGAAAATATACCCACTTGTTAAAGATGGCAAGATCCTTAAGAACTATCTCACATAcacacctgatg ATGAATCCGATAAAGAAGAATCTTTCTGGAAGCTAAAGTATgttgaggaaaagaaaaaggCAGATCAACTTGCcaa ATTATTGAAACAAGCCACAAATTCGAATAAAGCAATAGAAGATGGCAGTGTTGTGGAGAAAAAGGAATT aaaAGCTCAACAGACATCCCCCAAAAAAGTTCAGCATGAAG AGGCTGTAGCGACGACATCAGAGATTAAAGTGCCGGACgataaacaagaaaataccgTCAAGATTAAGTTTACAAAGAATAATGAg gAGGTGCAACTAGAAGGTCACTGGACGCACATAAACCCAGTACTGGAACAGGTGGTGCAGATGTTTAATAAGAACAGCAAGGATGAAGACAAAAAGTCGCCAGGTTGTTCGGCCGCGCAGAGGCTTTCCACCCCTGAAGCTATTGTGGTCAGCGGAGTGTCTACGCCCGTGGTTAGGAATGATAATG GTACAAATAGAGTTAATGAAATAGAAAgtgaaatattcaaacaaatagaAGAAATTGATAAAGCAGAGGCCGCTGACACTGATCTGAAACCCACTCAAGATGTTGCTAGGag acGAGGTGGTAGACCCAGGAAGAACCCGGCACCAATAGAAAAATCAACAGAAAGCCCAAAAAAAGCAAAACTTTCTGTTGAAACTGAGAAAAAGACTGAAAGTAAGCCAGACGCTCCAGGCACTGGAGTCACCACTCGGCGCAGCACTAGGACACCTAAAAAAGTGCTAAATG AAAATACGGAAAAGAACATAGTGATCAATAGAAAATCATCGCCTCGTAAGGCAAAAGACGCGAATCGGACTGAAGACCCGGATGACGGCGTCAAATACAAGTTCCCGTCGCCCGGCGCGCCCCGCGCCCGGAGCACGAGGAGAGCCCGGAACAGTTAG